One Longimicrobiaceae bacterium DNA segment encodes these proteins:
- a CDS encoding deoxyribonuclease IV has translation MPRYIGAHTIDNGGIHMAALRAGGAGMKALQVFTAPPRFYGDRAGMKPEKAERFNAALREAGIRPEHVVVHGAYVLGVATPDPAKWERAAAGLAKELERSTALGVGAVCFHPGSASDGDRAAAAERVAKAITAALRKTEGSTRLLVENTAGAGQTLGRTAAEVADILRHVPDELRPRTGYGLDTCHLYASGYDIAGSEKALRAILDEWEGETGEKPSFFHLNDSEGGLGTNRDRHVLIGEGEIGEEAFRWLLNDPRSRDVPLILETPQEKPDVADDDPSPDPYDVRMGELLRSFVK, from the coding sequence ATGCCCCGGTACATCGGCGCACACACCATCGACAACGGCGGGATCCACATGGCCGCCCTGCGCGCGGGCGGCGCCGGGATGAAGGCGCTCCAGGTCTTCACCGCGCCCCCGCGCTTCTACGGCGACCGGGCGGGGATGAAGCCGGAGAAGGCCGAGCGCTTCAACGCCGCCCTGCGCGAGGCCGGGATCCGGCCGGAGCACGTGGTGGTGCACGGCGCCTACGTCCTGGGGGTCGCCACGCCGGACCCGGCCAAGTGGGAGCGCGCCGCCGCGGGGCTCGCCAAGGAGCTGGAGCGCTCCACGGCGCTGGGGGTGGGCGCCGTCTGCTTCCACCCCGGCTCCGCCTCCGACGGCGACCGGGCCGCCGCCGCGGAGCGGGTGGCGAAGGCGATCACGGCCGCGCTGCGGAAGACGGAGGGGAGCACCCGGCTCCTGGTGGAGAACACCGCGGGGGCCGGGCAGACACTGGGGCGCACCGCCGCCGAGGTGGCCGACATCCTCCGCCACGTCCCCGACGAGCTGCGCCCGCGCACCGGCTACGGGCTGGACACCTGCCACCTGTACGCCTCCGGCTACGACATCGCCGGGTCGGAGAAGGCGCTCCGGGCGATCCTGGACGAATGGGAGGGGGAGACCGGGGAAAAGCCCTCCTTCTTCCACCTCAACGACAGCGAGGGCGGGCTGGGCACCAACAGGGACCGCCACGTGCTGATCGGCGAGGGGGAGATCGGCGAGGAAGCCTTCCGCTGGCTCCTGAACGACCCCCGCAGCCGCGACGTCCCGCTGATCCTGGAGACCCCGCAGGAGAAGCCCGACGTCGCCGACGACGACCCCTCCCCCGACCCGTACGACGTGCGGATGGGGGAGCTGCTGCGGAGCTTCGTCAAGTGA